The following is a genomic window from Caproiciproducens sp. CPB-2.
GGAGGTACGGCCTTGTCAGCGGCGAATGCCTTTTTATCGACGACCTGCAGCAGAACATTGCCGGAGCCGAAAAAGCGGGATTTCACGGGCACCTTTTCCGTGGGGCGGAGGAGCTTTCCCGATATCTTGAAGCAAATCACATCCTTTAAAAATATCCCTTCGGAGAGCGCTCAGCTTTCCGAAGGGATATTTTATGTATGCGGCTTCTATGCTTTGTTCTGTAATCCTATCTTTTTATGGTTCTTCGTTATATTCATAATAGATTTCAATCTTATCCGGGGAAGAAATTGCTTTTTTGGGGCTCAATCGCCCGACTTCCCGCGGGGTAAAGTTTTGACAGAACAGATTGTAAGGAGCCTGGTCTTTCTTAAGAGTCTCTTTTAAAAAGATACAGCCGTTTTTCATAAAAATAAAAACCACCTGAAAACGGTCGTCACGGTAAAGCTTCTGGTGCTTCGGGACATTCGATATGCTGATTTGCGGAAGGCGGTTCGCTATCGTGTCTTTGTATCCGACCGGCATGTTCAAGTTCTCTATGTCCGCTTCCTCTATCCAATCCAATTGGCCTCCGTCTTCATCAAACAGGACTTCAGGGATATATTCAGCCGTGCAGACATAGGGCACGATGAGCGTCTGCTCCCTGCCGATTTTGTAAAGCCATGGATGCCTTAATTCCTGTACCGCTATCCCGATACCGGACTCTTCCTTATATTCCTGTATCAGCCTTTCAACGGTCGACTGATCGGTTCGTTCCAGCTTTCCGCCTAACAGTTCATATTCCTCTCTTCTGTTTTTTCTTAGAAGATATTTGCCGTTTCTATTGAATACACCTTTTACAGATACGGAAATTTCCAAATTCATCCATTCCTTTCGCGGGTATAAATTCCATATTTTAATCGTATATAGGAAAAATGTAAAAGTCAATGAAATTCTGAAATAATAAACACATAGGCGCAAGAATTCCCTCGGTACGCCGTGAAAGTGAAAAAATCAAAGGGCCTCAGTCCTCCATAAAACATAATATTTTGATAAAGGGCCCGTTCTCTTTCCCTGTTAGGAAGAGAACGGGTCCTTTGTTGTTTCGGTTTTTTCCCTGTTGCTTTACAGGAGCTGTCCATAAAATGCAGCTTATAATTTTAGTTAATATTGAAATATATTTCAATATTTTCTTATGATTTTTAGGCAGTTATAATAGGGCCATAGGAAATAACTTAGCCAAAGAAAACAAAGAAGGAGTGGACATCGTGTATATCGATCCTATTATCATTCAATACCCGGAAGGGCTGGAAAAAGACCGTTTCGTCATCGCAACCTATTACTGCGGAACCAAACGGAACACGAATATGATGAAGTTCGCCGCTGCTCTGGCGTGCGAGCAGACCTGCGGAACCTGGATCCAGGTACCCCAGGAAACCGCCGAGGTGCGTGAGAAATGCATCGGCAGAGTCGTCGGCGTTTATGAAGCGCCTTCCTACCAGATCGAGCTTCCGAAGGAAGTTGAGGAAAGAAACTTTATCGTCCGTATCGCCTATCCGTGGGCCAACTTCGGCGAAGCGCATTTCGCGATGATGCTGAGCGCCGTGATCGGCAATATCTCCAGTTCCGGCAAGGTCAAGCTGATCGATCTGGAATTCCCGGATTCCTTCCTGAACCAGTTCCAGGGCCCGAAGTTCGGCGTCAAGGGCATCCGCGACCTCCTCGGCGTTTACGACCGCCCGCTGCTGAACAACATGATCAAGCCCTGCACGGGCCTTTCGCCGGAAGCGACGGCCGCGCTGGCTTTTGAATCCGCCGTCGGCGGCGTGGACGTCATCAAGGACGACGAACTGATCTCCAACCCGGTCCACTGTCCGCTGGTGAAAAGAGTTAAGGCGGTCATGGCCGCTCTGAAACGCGCGGACGAGGAGAAGGGCGAAAAGACGCTCTATGCCTTTAACATAACAGACAGGACGGAGAACCTGAAGGACAACGCTTACAAAGCGCTGGAAGCGGGAGCCAACTGCCTGATGGTGAACTACAACACGATCGGTCTGGACGCGACGAGAATGCTCGCGGAGGACAAGGATATCAACGTTCCGATTCTGGGACACTCGGATTATACGGGAGCGCTGTACGAGTCCCCGTGGTCGGGCGTGAGCGCGGGCCTGATCGGCGCGAAGCTGCCGAGGCTGGCCGGTGTGGATATGATCATCGCCCTGACGCCTTACGGCAAGTTCCCGATGATGATGGATACGTTTGTGGACAGCGGATACCGGATGCTGTCCCCTCTGGGCAACATCAAGCCGGTGTTCCCGATGCCGGGCGGCGGCACGACGCAGGGTCACGTGGAAGACGTCGTCAAGAAGTTCGGCAACGACGTGATGATCGCGAGCGGCGCGGGCATTCACGGCCATCCGATGGGGCCGAGGGCCGGGGCAATCGCCTTCCGTCAGGCCATCGACGCCGCTGTTTCCGGGCAGAACATGCTGGAAGCGGCAAAGCAGCATAAGGAGCTGCAGGCGGCGTTTGACGCGTGGGGCTACTATCAGGAAGGCAAGACCGGCATCTTTGATCTGAAGGGCTGATTGTTTTTCAGGAATTTTAAAAGAATTGAGATGTTAAAAGCAGTTGAATGTACGCATGCGTACATTCAACTGCTCCATTTAAGAACTTTATTTTCCAATACAAACTAATAAAATATTCAGAATCTTGAATTAAAAACAGGTTTCTTCCCGTATTGCGTAAAAGGACGCCAATAGGGGGAGTGCCTTTTCCTTATATTTGTTTATGAACTGCCCGGTTTCTTTTCCAGTGCGATTGTCTGGTTCCGAAACCGCCCGCAGCCGATTGAGGGCCGCGGACGGATCAATAGATTCGGAGAAAAGTTTTTTGAAAGGGTTGGAGTTGATTGCAGAAATCTTCCTGGCAGGGTCAGAACCAGGAAGTGCAGTAAAACAAATTAC
Proteins encoded in this region:
- a CDS encoding NUDIX hydrolase, which translates into the protein MNLEISVSVKGVFNRNGKYLLRKNRREEYELLGGKLERTDQSTVERLIQEYKEESGIGIAVQELRHPWLYKIGREQTLIVPYVCTAEYIPEVLFDEDGGQLDWIEEADIENLNMPVGYKDTIANRLPQISISNVPKHQKLYRDDRFQVVFIFMKNGCIFLKETLKKDQAPYNLFCQNFTPREVGRLSPKKAISSPDKIEIYYEYNEEP
- a CDS encoding RuBisCO large subunit C-terminal-like domain-containing protein; translation: MYIDPIIIQYPEGLEKDRFVIATYYCGTKRNTNMMKFAAALACEQTCGTWIQVPQETAEVREKCIGRVVGVYEAPSYQIELPKEVEERNFIVRIAYPWANFGEAHFAMMLSAVIGNISSSGKVKLIDLEFPDSFLNQFQGPKFGVKGIRDLLGVYDRPLLNNMIKPCTGLSPEATAALAFESAVGGVDVIKDDELISNPVHCPLVKRVKAVMAALKRADEEKGEKTLYAFNITDRTENLKDNAYKALEAGANCLMVNYNTIGLDATRMLAEDKDINVPILGHSDYTGALYESPWSGVSAGLIGAKLPRLAGVDMIIALTPYGKFPMMMDTFVDSGYRMLSPLGNIKPVFPMPGGGTTQGHVEDVVKKFGNDVMIASGAGIHGHPMGPRAGAIAFRQAIDAAVSGQNMLEAAKQHKELQAAFDAWGYYQEGKTGIFDLKG